The uncultured Campylobacter sp. genome includes a region encoding these proteins:
- a CDS encoding transporter substrate-binding domain-containing protein: protein MKKIILGILLLFTSSVVANTLSEIRQSGSVRVGVFEAQPPFSKFEDGKFQGFEVTLAEALSKDIFGGKAGKVEFVPVKASERLKVLEENKVDMVLATFTITNERKQVVDFTTPYFAVNIGVLTRAGDRIKTVSDLHGKPIIAETGTTGEAYFRKEGFEIVNCATANECYKMLKDGKGIGYATDNLIVLAYAVIDSDTEVNIKNLGVSDFLGIAVSKGNKDLLEFLNGELVKLSKNGFMKKTYDETIEPYYKGTAEKKYFLLDDLYSLF from the coding sequence ATGAAAAAGATAATTTTGGGAATTTTATTGTTATTTACAAGTAGTGTAGTGGCAAATACCCTATCTGAGATCAGGCAATCGGGCAGTGTGCGCGTAGGCGTATTTGAGGCGCAACCGCCTTTTAGTAAATTCGAAGACGGCAAATTTCAAGGATTTGAGGTGACTTTAGCCGAGGCGCTATCAAAAGATATATTCGGCGGCAAGGCGGGCAAGGTGGAATTCGTGCCCGTAAAGGCTAGTGAGCGTTTAAAAGTGTTGGAAGAAAATAAAGTAGATATGGTGCTTGCGACCTTTACGATCACAAATGAGCGTAAGCAGGTGGTCGATTTTACGACGCCGTATTTTGCAGTAAATATCGGCGTGCTAACCCGCGCCGGCGATAGAATCAAGACCGTATCGGATCTGCACGGCAAGCCGATCATCGCAGAAACCGGAACTACGGGCGAAGCATATTTTAGAAAAGAGGGCTTTGAAATTGTAAATTGCGCCACTGCAAATGAATGCTATAAAATGCTAAAGGACGGTAAGGGCATCGGATATGCGACGGATAATCTGATAGTTTTAGCTTATGCCGTCATCGACAGCGACACCGAGGTAAATATCAAGAATTTAGGCGTTTCGGATTTCTTAGGCATTGCGGTTTCTAAGGGCAATAAGGATCTGCTTGAGTTCTTAAATGGCGAGCTAGTCAAGCTAAGCAAGAACGGCTTTATGAAAAAGACCTATGACGAGACTATCGAGCCGTATTACAAGGGTACTGCGGAGAAAAAATATTTCTTGCTGGATGATCTTTATAGCTTATTTTAG
- the ung gene encoding uracil-DNA glycosylase, which translates to MQINLDDVRIESGWKEALREEFLSEYFAKIKENLLAAKAREIVYPPGNLIFNAFNLTPFERVRAVILGQDPYHGAHQAMGLSFSVPHGVRIPPSLVNIYKEIKSDLGISEPASGDLSYWAKQGVLLLNASLSVGANRANSHSGFGWQIFTDAVIKILSARRQSLVFMLWGNFAKAKSALIDARRHLILTAAHPSPLAGGAFFGCRHFSRCNEYLRAHGLGEIDWDLNHGAD; encoded by the coding sequence ATGCAGATAAATTTAGACGACGTGAGGATTGAGAGCGGCTGGAAAGAGGCACTTAGAGAGGAATTTTTAAGCGAGTATTTTGCAAAGATCAAAGAAAACCTGCTCGCCGCAAAGGCGCGCGAGATCGTATATCCGCCGGGAAATTTGATCTTTAATGCCTTTAATCTCACCCCGTTTGAGCGGGTGCGCGCGGTGATTTTGGGGCAGGATCCCTACCACGGCGCGCATCAAGCGATGGGGCTTAGCTTTTCGGTGCCGCACGGCGTGCGAATTCCGCCTAGCCTCGTAAATATCTACAAAGAGATTAAAAGCGATCTGGGTATTAGCGAGCCTGCTAGCGGCGATCTGAGCTACTGGGCGAAGCAGGGCGTGCTGCTACTTAATGCGAGCCTTAGCGTGGGCGCGAACCGCGCGAACTCGCACAGCGGCTTCGGCTGGCAAATTTTTACCGACGCCGTGATTAAAATTTTAAGCGCGAGGCGGCAAAGCTTAGTCTTTATGCTGTGGGGAAATTTCGCCAAAGCAAAATCGGCGCTGATCGATGCGCGGAGGCATCTCATTTTAACCGCCGCGCATCCTAGTCCGCTTGCAGGAGGGGCGTTTTTCGGCTGCAGGCATTTTAGCAGATGCAACGAATATCTGCGCGCGCACGGTCTGGGAGAGATCGATTGGGATCTAAATCACGGCGCAGATTAA
- a CDS encoding DJ-1/PfpI family protein, with translation MKNLALVMFGGQTHLDFVGFYDCMLRLKAVLPQLEMRFCSRERQVSDSGGLAIDAGEITTDLGGFDAVFVPGGMATRRLKDDTGFISWLATARDAKYKFSVCTGSLLLGAAGFLQGRRATTHPFCYDLLAPYCADVVHERLVRESLPEGGEIITAGGVSSSIELGLYVIEKFVGASARETAAAAMDYPYYGLKSKLAR, from the coding sequence ATGAAAAATCTAGCGCTTGTGATGTTTGGCGGACAGACGCACCTCGATTTTGTGGGATTTTACGATTGTATGCTAAGGCTCAAAGCCGTCCTCCCGCAGCTTGAGATGAGGTTTTGCTCGCGCGAGCGACAGGTTTCGGACAGCGGCGGTCTTGCGATCGATGCGGGCGAGATCACGACGGATCTAGGCGGCTTTGATGCGGTTTTTGTGCCTGGCGGTATGGCGACGCGCCGCCTTAAAGACGATACGGGCTTCATCTCGTGGCTCGCAACCGCGCGCGATGCGAAGTATAAGTTTAGCGTTTGCACCGGTTCGCTGCTTCTGGGCGCGGCGGGGTTTTTGCAAGGTAGGCGCGCGACCACGCATCCGTTTTGCTATGATCTGCTGGCGCCTTACTGCGCGGACGTGGTGCATGAGCGGCTCGTGCGCGAAAGCCTGCCCGAAGGAGGCGAGATTATCACCGCAGGCGGCGTGAGTAGCTCCATCGAGCTTGGACTTTACGTGATTGAGAAATTTGTAGGTGCCTCTGCGCGCGAGACCGCCGCTGCGGCGATGGATTATCCGTATTACGGCCTTAAAAGCAAGCTCGCGCGATGA
- the thyX gene encoding FAD-dependent thymidylate synthase, protein MQVKLLNFTPLWVCSNAIRTCWQSFERGDCGGAKDLALIDRVGNQLKHSSTLEHLYYNFYISGISRALLQELARHRLASLSVKSTRYTLKELRGEGSFAQGDFENAARYIVLTGNEAVDNASIAALENLRVILQTPISLDVAKYCLPECYKSELSWSINARSLQNFLALRSSKAALWEIRELAGKIYEALPQEHKFIFQSCMAGGEKTQDEE, encoded by the coding sequence ATGCAAGTCAAACTTCTAAATTTCACTCCGCTTTGGGTCTGCTCAAACGCGATCCGCACCTGCTGGCAGAGCTTTGAGCGCGGCGATTGCGGCGGCGCCAAAGACCTAGCGCTAATAGACCGCGTCGGCAACCAGCTCAAGCACTCAAGCACGCTGGAGCACCTCTACTACAACTTCTACATCAGCGGTATTTCGCGCGCACTACTTCAGGAGCTGGCGCGCCACCGCCTAGCAAGCCTTAGCGTAAAATCCACTCGCTACACTCTCAAAGAATTGCGCGGCGAGGGCAGCTTCGCGCAAGGGGATTTCGAAAACGCCGCGCGATACATCGTGCTTACGGGCAACGAAGCGGTCGATAACGCAAGTATCGCGGCTCTTGAAAATCTGCGCGTAATCTTACAAACCCCAATCAGCCTTGATGTCGCCAAATACTGCCTGCCAGAGTGCTACAAGAGCGAGCTTAGCTGGAGCATAAACGCACGCAGCTTGCAAAACTTCCTCGCTTTGCGCTCTAGCAAGGCGGCACTTTGGGAGATCCGCGAGCTTGCGGGTAAAATTTACGAAGCGCTACCGCAGGAGCATAAATTTATATTCCAAAGCTGCATGGCGGGCGGGGAGAAGACGCAGGACGAGGAGTAG
- a CDS encoding EexN family lipoprotein has protein sequence MFLWGGLAFAAFLVGCDNTEVKSLEYYQNHPDEAEKVFKQCDFDKLNENSNAYKNCKNAKEIYKFNEDKKFFSGTK, from the coding sequence ATGTTCCTCTGGGGGGGGCTTGCGTTCGCTGCTTTTTTGGTGGGTTGCGATAATACGGAGGTTAAATCTTTAGAATACTATCAAAATCATCCCGATGAGGCAGAAAAAGTTTTCAAACAATGCGATTTTGATAAATTAAACGAAAATAGCAACGCCTATAAGAATTGTAAAAATGCTAAAGAAATTTATAAGTTTAATGAGGATAAAAAGTTTTTCTCGGGAACAAAATAG
- a CDS encoding sodium-dependent transporter gives MNDKFSKIGFILAVAGSAVGLGNAWKFPTLVGTNGGSAFILLYLLLTLLVSFVIFLAEIVIGRLSESDPVRAFEKLAPSYKGAWKYAGFFMISALLIYAFYSVVMGWILKYVVSSAFYLPKSIDESGAAFKALLGSDFSSAAVCFTVASAFCFFIVSKGVKSGIERLNVWMMPALFILLVLMLIYAASFDGFGRSAKFLLVPDFSKLNKDSVLSALGLAFFTLSLGVTTIMTYAASLPARTNILTSSINIVCINVLIGVMMGLIVFTFIFEFSGDPKAQGPGLVFVSLVVLFSKLGAIGNILAFLFFTSLLFAAITSAISMLEPAIYYLVNSRKLSRKRASLLVFAVTYVLGICCILGYYGGTSEYFSLGGKSFFDVLDYLTSNILMPLSGIIVAIFVGFVIKKRAVEILLRPYMGRMGFKLWYFVLLRFVAPVAIVVIALNQLKILNF, from the coding sequence ATGAATGATAAATTCAGCAAAATCGGCTTCATTCTCGCGGTCGCGGGCAGCGCCGTAGGGCTCGGTAATGCGTGGAAATTCCCCACTTTAGTAGGCACCAACGGCGGCAGCGCATTTATCTTGCTATATCTTTTGCTGACGCTTTTGGTTAGCTTCGTGATTTTTTTAGCCGAGATCGTCATCGGCAGGCTAAGCGAAAGTGATCCAGTGCGCGCATTTGAAAAGCTCGCGCCCTCATACAAAGGCGCATGGAAATACGCGGGATTTTTTATGATTAGTGCGCTTTTGATCTATGCTTTTTACAGCGTCGTAATGGGCTGGATCCTAAAATACGTGGTCTCAAGCGCTTTTTATCTGCCAAAAAGTATAGATGAAAGCGGCGCAGCGTTTAAAGCGCTTTTAGGTAGCGACTTTTCAAGCGCGGCGGTGTGCTTCACCGTAGCGTCGGCGTTTTGCTTTTTCATCGTATCTAAAGGTGTCAAAAGCGGCATCGAGCGACTTAATGTCTGGATGATGCCTGCGCTATTTATTTTGCTGGTTTTGATGCTAATTTACGCCGCGAGTTTCGATGGATTCGGACGTAGCGCAAAATTCTTGCTAGTGCCAGATTTTTCCAAGCTTAATAAAGATAGCGTTCTTTCGGCGCTAGGACTTGCATTTTTTACGCTTTCGCTTGGCGTTACTACGATTATGACCTATGCCGCGAGCCTGCCTGCGCGCACCAATATCCTAACCTCAAGCATAAATATCGTCTGCATTAATGTCCTAATCGGCGTGATGATGGGACTTATCGTCTTTACCTTCATCTTTGAATTCAGCGGCGATCCCAAAGCGCAAGGTCCGGGGCTAGTGTTTGTCTCGCTGGTGGTGCTTTTTTCAAAGCTCGGTGCGATCGGAAATATCCTAGCCTTTTTATTTTTCACCTCGCTATTATTTGCGGCGATTACTTCTGCAATTTCGATGCTGGAGCCTGCGATTTATTATCTCGTAAACTCCCGCAAACTAAGCCGAAAGCGCGCTTCACTTTTAGTTTTTGCCGTGACGTATGTTTTAGGGATATGCTGCATTTTGGGTTATTACGGGGGCACGAGTGAGTATTTTAGCCTAGGTGGCAAGAGCTTTTTTGACGTGCTTGATTACCTAACCTCGAATATCTTAATGCCTCTTAGCGGCATAATCGTGGCGATTTTCGTAGGATTCGTGATCAAAAAACGAGCCGTCGAAATTCTACTGCGCCCATATATGGGACGAATGGGCTTTAAGCTGTGGTATTTCGTACTACTGCGCTTCGTGGCGCCAGTCGCGATCGTAGTGATAGCGCTCAATCAGCTAAAAATTTTAAATTTTTAA